The Novipirellula galeiformis nucleotide sequence CAACAGAATGGGCAATCTGATTGCACCGCTCGATCGATTGAGGCGAGTCGTGATCGGTAGGGCAGGGATCGTCGTCCTCATTGCCCTGCTCGTCGTCGTCATTGCGGGATGTCACACCAATGTGCCAAAACGATCGATCACAGGCGAGATCGATTCAATGCAAGCATTGGCGAACGGCGTTGAGTTTGACTCGGTTGTCGACATGCCTGCCGCGGCGGACACCGGTGTACCTTTCACTGTCTACGATCAGGCCACCGAGTACTGGGATCTGACCGCAGAAGAAGCGATTCATATTGCGCTTCAGAATTCGACCGTGCTGCGAGACCTTGGTGGTTTGACTGTTCGATCGCCCGATCAAGTGCCGACCGTCTATGATCCGGTACTGCGAGAAACGGATCCTCGGTTCGGTGTCGATGCAGCCCTGTCGGCTTTCGATGCTCAGCTGAATGCGTTGGCGGTATTCGAGAACAATGACCGCGCCGTCAACAACCGGTTCCTGGGCGGAGGCGCCAATCTGATCAAGCAGGACTTAGGTAATTACCGAGTTGAGTTAACCAAGAAAGCCGCGACCGGAACCGATTTTACGCTGCGACAAGTCATCGACTATGACGCCAACAATTTGCCTGGCAATCTGTTTTCGAGCGGTTGGACGGCGCAATTGGAGGGCGAGGTTCGGCATCCGTTGTTGCAAGGGGCCGGCGTTGGTTTCAATCGCATCGCAGGTCCAGCCGCAACCCCCGGGAACCTAAATGGAGTGGTTCTGGCGAGGCTCAACACGGACATGAGCGTCATCGATTTTGAACAAGACATTCGTGACGTTGTCAATCAAATTGAGAATGCCTATTGGGACCTCTACTTTGCCTACCGATTGCTCGAATCACGCAAAGCGGCGCGTGACCGAACCTTACAAGTGCTCAAGCAGATCCAAGCCAAAGGCGGAAATTTGCCAGGCGGCGTCGCCGAGCAGGAAGCGTTGGCCGAAGCACAATTCTATGCCTATGAAATTGAGATCCAAAATGTGCTGGGTGGCCGGTTGGTTGAAGGCACGCTCGCTAACAACGGCAGTCGTGGAGGGACGTTTCGCGGAACCGTAGGCATTCATGTTGCCGAGCGACGGTTGAGATTGTTGATGGGCGTGCCGCTGGCCGATGGACGCTTGATCCGACCCGCTCGAGATCCCATTCTAGCGCGTATTGTGTTCGACTGGGACGAGGTCGTCAGCGAGTCGATGCGCCGACGAACCGAACTGCGTAAGCAACAAATTGCTCTGCATCGACGTGAAATGGAAGTCGTTGCCAATCGTAATTTTTTACTGCCTCAACTTGACATGATTGGGCGATATCGGTTTCGCGGGTTTGGAAAGGATTTGATCAATTCCGATCGTCAGCCGGGCCTCTTGGTTCCTCCGCTGACATCGCCGAAGTTCGACAATGCGTTTCAAGATCTGACGACGGGCGATTTCCAGGAATGGTTATTAGGGATGGAGATGTCGATGCCAGTCGGTTATCGCGCCGCCTACAACGCCGTCCGCAACGCTCAATTACAGTTGGCCCGTGACCGAGCGGTGATGGAAGAAGCACAACGTGTGATCACGCACGATCTGTCCAATGCCGTCACCGATTTGTACCGCGCCTATGAAGTGGGCCGAGCGTCGTATCATCGCCGTCTTGCGGTTCAAAAGCGTTTGAAACTTCTTGAAGAGCGAAATGAACGGACCGGACGGATTGAACCCGCGGTGTTATTGGATGTCTACAGACAGGTTGCCGACGCGGACGCGGAATACTTTCGCGCCTTGGTGGACCAGACCGTTGCGATCAAGAATGTGCACTTCGAAAAGGGGTCACTGCTCGACTACACCTCTGTCTACCTGGTTGATTCCCAATAGCCCCTCTATCATAGCAATCCAAGTTTGTCCTACCTGAGTTCAAGATAGTCATTCGATGGAACACACAAACCGATCCTTGCTCGAACTCGCCCGCGGCGGTAACGACGCAGCTTGGTCTCAATTGGTCGATATTTACCAACCATTGATCGCGAGTTGGCTTCGTCGTTACTCGATCCCCGCGCAAGATGCGGCCGACGTCGCTCAAGAGATCATGACGATCATGATCAAGGAGCTACCACGATTCGAGCACTCGGGAAGGACTGGAGCGTTTCGCAGCTGGCTTCGTAGTGTCACAGCGAATCGCGTTCGCCAGTTTTGGCGGGACGGACGATTGCGACCCATTGCGACCGGGGATGATGATTTCCGTATGATGCTCAGTGAATTGGAGGATCCCAACAGCGAGATGACGCGGCGTTGGAATGAGCAACATGACGTCCATGTTTTGCAGCATATCACTCTCGCTATCGAAGGGGAGTTTACCGAAAAATCGATGCAAGTTTTTCGCCGCCATGTGCTCCAACAGCGCGATGCCAGTGAAGTGGCCAAAGAAGCGGGTATTTCTAGCGCGGGGGTCTATCAGATCAAATCCCGTATTCTGAGGCGATTGCGTCAGGAAGCCGAGGGACTGCTTCAAACCGCTGACGACGGCGAAGTTTGAACGTTCGGATTGCCCCGAGAGATAAGGAAAACGCCAGCGTTTTGCCCCTCCGATGGAGTCGGTTTCTTCTATTGATTTGGTAGGTGCGTATAGCTATCCTCGCGACATTAAGCAGGTAGGCAGGAGTCTTTCGGTAGATTAGCCATTTTGGCGTTAGCCACGGTTCAACCGGGGCTAACGCCCAAGCGGCTAATGGGATTTCACCCAATCATTCCTGCCTCCCTGCTTAGCTGTGCGACGAAGAGTTGCACCGATGGACACAGCACCCCACAACGGCGTTATTATTAGGAAGATAGTTAACGTCTCAATGACGGCATTTCCGAAAAACCCTAGGTTCACTTGGGCGTTTTGTTGATCGTCATTTCACGATTCGAATTCCACAGGGCGAGTTCTCCTATTGGAAGAGCCTGCACATCGGTACGGCGGGAAGGTAACGTCAAACTCCAGGACCGCATTGATTAGTGATGGCATGTAAGAGCAAGCTTTCTGAAATCGTCGCAACCGATTCCGACCTTGCTCCCAAGAGTCGTTTGTTGTCGATGGTCGATGGTTTCGATGGCGACCATCCCTCGGATCAACAACTCGACGACTATTCGAACGGTCGCCTTGACGACAAGTTGTTGTCGGAGGTGGATGACCACATTGCACAATGTTCGACCTGCTGCGATCGCTTGCATGGTTTGCCAGTCGAAGACCTTTTCTTGGACAAGCTTCGCACCGCCGACGCAAGTATCCAGCCGTTTCAGAACGGTCGTCGAATTGGGGATTACCGCTTGGTTCGAATGATCGGCCAAGGAGGCATGGGGATTGTCTACGAGGCAATGCAGGTCTCCCTTTCCCGGCGAGTGGCGTTGAAGGTGCTTCACACCGCGAACGTGCATGACGTGGAGTCGTTACACCGTTTTCGTCGTGAAGCTCGAGCGGCGGCTAATTTGCACCATACCAACATCGTCCCCATTTTCGAAATCGGCGAGACGGAGGACTGCCAATACTTTGCCATGCAGTTGATCCGAGGTCGTTCGTTGGCCCAGGTCTATAACGAGCTTCGTGAAACTCCGCAGACCGATCCCGACCTTAGCGATGCGGACCTCGACTACGAGCTGCATGCTCGCTCGATTGCTCAGATGGGAGCCCAGGTCGCCAGTGCGCTTGCGCACGCTCACGCACGCGGCGTTGTCCATCGCGACATCAAGCCGTCGAACCTCTTGCTAGATGACACGGGGGTCGTGTGGGTCGCTGACTTTGGTCTCGCCAAAGTTGATGATGACGAGTTGACGCAAACCGGTCAGTTGTTGGGAACGCTTCGTTACCTTTCGCCCGAGCGGTTTCGTGGCGTTGCCGATGAACGTTGCGATATCTATGCGTTAGGCGCATCGCTCTATGAGTTGTTGGTTCGTGAGCGATTGTTCAAGGCAAGTGATCGCGTTGAGCTGATGCAGGATGTCCTTCATCGCGATCCCCCCGCACCGTGTCATGTTAACCCAAACCTGCCACGAGATCTTGAAACGATTGTTCTGAAGGCCATCGCTAAAGATTCGGCCAAACGTTACCAGACGGCGGCGGAGATGGCCGACGATCTGCAGCGGTTTTGCGATCAGGAAGAAATTTCTGCACGTCGTATGCGAATTTCCGAACGATTGCTGACTGCCTTTCAAACGAGGAGGCTCAGCCACGTCTTGATCGCCGCTTTGGTCTCTGGACTACTTTTTAGCCTGGGGCTGTTGCTCCAACGTGTGCATCAAGCTGAACGATCCAATCAAACGCTTGTAGCCGCGATGCGAGTTGGCGCCGGCTCGGACGGTAGAGGCCCTGATTCCTCGCATGTTCCATTGACCTTACAAACAACTCAACGATTGCAGGTAGCTCAACGGTTGCTGGCAAGTAGGCAATGGGAAGACGTGGAGGAGCAGATGCGGTCGGGACGCGCGCTTGCGTCATTGCAGCCGCTCTCGGTGATGCTAGATCTCGACGGGGCAGCAGAATTGCAAGACAACATTCGCTTGCGAATCGCCTCGATCCTAAGTCAATCGCCTCGACCGCTGACAAGTTGGCAACAGGTGGGACCGATTCGCCAATTACGTTTTCAACCTGAGCCTGCTCGACTTTTATTTCAGGACGGGGAGGGCTTGATTCGATCTCGGTCACTTGTCGAGCCCCACGCGGAAACCGCTCCGGTTGCCAGCGTTGGAACGATCGACCGCCCAAAGATGGAAGGCAGCAATTCGTGGTCGAAACCTCTGGCTTGGCATCAGCCGCGGCCACGAGTGAGCATCCTCAGCCACGACGGTAGTCAAGTGGCATTCGCTACGGCAAACACCGCGGGGGCCCCCGGCGATTCGGTTTGGTTGATCCCTGCGGACGTCACCGAAAATCGATCGTTTCCGATGCCGCGATTGGAGATCCCAACTACCGGTTCGGTCACGTCAATTGCCTTTAGCGACGACGACCGGTATCTCGCGGTCGGTAATCTACAGGGATTGATACGTGTTTGGGATTTGGCAGCCAGCAATTCAACGTCCCATCCCCTTTCCCTTGACGCGATGATCGAATCACTCCATTGGATTGAACGTGTCGCCACGGGGCAGGGTTCGCCGAGCGGTGAGAATGGGACAAGTGTCTACACGCTCTTGGAAAGGGGCGTTGATGAATCCAGCCCGCACGAGACCGCCAGGGCCGTATGCATGGAAGCGAACTGTGTGGCGGTGGCGTTGCGGGATGATCTCGCTCGAGATGAACTTGCGGAGAGTTCGAGCACCATGGACGGACGACAAGATCAGCGGAACTTGTCGGTGCTGCAATTGAATTTTCACTCCAAGACTCCGCCTTCAGCGGCTCCGCGTTCAGGACTTGCTCTGACTGATTCCCAACCGACGTTAATTCATTACGACCAACCGATCGGGTGGTTGCGCTGGGATGCCGAGGCTGCGGTGTTGATTGTCGGCGGCGTTGAGGGGCGATTGGAATTGCTCCGGCTACAGCCCGACGTTCACGTCACCAGCTCATTGGCGGTCGATTTTCAAGTGACCTGCGCCGAACTCGATCTATCGACGGGGCGAATCGCAATCGGTGGCGTAGACGACCGAGGCTATGGCGCGGTGCAACTTTGGGACACTCATTCGGACGCAGCGCTAACGCCCATCGGGCGATCCCCCATGGCAATCGCAGAAGTTGAGCTCGTCGCGGGAGCAGAGGCTGTCGTCTGCCACGATCGTGACGGGACATCGTGGAGGTTCGAGTTCAGCGAATTGAACGAGTCCGCTGAAGAGATCCAAGCGGAAGTTCAATGGATCCTTGGCTATCGTGCTGGGCCTGAGGGAAGCCCGGTCGCGTTGACGTCGGAACAGTGGGATAGTTTACGTCAGCGTCGGGAACGCACCGCCACGGGTGTGGCTAGTCGCGTTGCGTCCGGCGACGATTCTCAGCGAGTGGACAATTGGTACCTGCAGCGGATTGACGAGGCATTGCGTCAACAGCGGTACGCAACCGCGCGAAGACGAATCGAACAACTACCTAGCTCGATTCGGCAAGCTTCCCGTGTGAAACTCATCGAGGGGCTGGTGGCGATGAAGGAAGGGCAACTAGATTTGGCAGCCGACACCTTGCGAGGCGTCGTGGCCGCTGCGGACTGGGTCGACCTTTCGGATTCTTCCATCAATATTTTGAAGCATTGGCTGGTCACCGTCGAATCGGACCAACACAAACGCAATCGAAGCAAGAAATGATCGGGATACGAGCCAATTTGCGGGTTTCATCCCTCCATTACCGTCAGACATTCGGGTTGAGTTGCCTTACGATACCGGATAGGCGGCCATCCCATTTGCACCCCTATACTCTCACTGGACCACGCGGTCTGCATTACGGAAATCGTTGTTCATGAAAAACCATCCGGTACATTGGTACGAGGGCCTTCTGCTTAGGCCGCAACACTTCCAGGCCGGCGAACGCCACTGGAATGAGGTCCTGCAAACGTCCGAACGTTGGGATCACCCCTACAGCTACGGTCTTAAATCGATCCGGTTCAGCGAGGAAGCGCTGGCCAACCAGCAATTCCAAATCGACCAACTGCAAGCCCGAATGCCCGATGGCACTCTGGTCGATCTGGGGATCGGGCAACAACCCGATCGTCTGAGTTTAAAGGCGGGATTGCAAGATTCTCAACCGCTGATGACCGAGTTGGCCGAAGGATTCGAAAACGAATCGACGGTGCGGGTTTACTTAGGCATCCCCAAGCTGCAATTGGGACGGTCGAATGTCGATCAAGGAACTTCCGATCCGCAATCAATCGGTTCGGGAGCTTCCGCAGAGGTGACTCGATTTCGAACCGCTCGATTGGAAGTCCAAGATGAAAGCCAAGGTGGCAATGACCAGGAGCTCGAGTTCCGTACGCTCAATGCGCGACTCTTGCTTTCCACCCAAGACCTGAGCGGCTACGAACTTTGCCCGATCGCTCAAATCAAGCGTTCTGGTGATGGAGATTCGCAGCCACGGATCGACCCATCGTACATCCCCCCTGTCATTTCGATCGACGCATGGCCGGGGCTCGGTCGCGATGTCGTCCGTGCGATCTATGACATGATCGGTCAAAAATTAGAGGTGCTTAGTCAGCAGATTCTAAGTCGCGGCATCGGTTTGGAGACAAACGAACCGGGGGATGCCGACCGAATCTTGATGCTCAATCAACTCAACACGGCTTTCACGACGCTGGGTGTGATGGCGTTTGCCCAAGGCGTGCATCCTTATCAAGCTTACGAAGAACTGTGTCGTATTGTCGGCCAATTATCGATCTTCAGCGATGCTCGGCGAGCGGAGGAAGTGCCTCCTTATGACCACGAGGACTTGGCACGAATTTTCCATCTCATTCGCGCCCGGATTGAGACGCTACTGAACGCGGTTCGCAGTTACAAGTACGAACAGCGGTACTTTGTTGGCGTTGGATTAGGGATGCAGGTTTCGCTGGAACCACGCTGGTTCAACTCGGACTGGAAGTGGTACATCGGTGTGTTCAAGGGCGATTTGACCGAACAAGAGTGCCGCGACCTGTTATCGCCTGGTCATTTGGATTGGAAGCTTGGCAGCAGTCGTCAGGTTGAATTTTTGTTCAGTCATCGTGCCGAAGGTTTGGAATTGAAGCAAGCGGACCACGCGGTCCGTGCGTTGCCGAGTCGACGAGATTGGGTATATTACGAAGTCCCTCGTACGGGGTCACCCGCATGGCTTGATGTGCAGGAGACGCAGTCGATGGCAATGCGACTAAAGGAAGCTCTGATCGTCAACCGGGATCGGTTGCAAGGAGAGCGGAATTTGGTGGTCACCGCGTTCGGACGCACGGTGACGTTGCAATTCGCACTTTTTTCGGTGCCACAATCCACATGATGCCCGATCGAAAGATGGTGATATGACACCTCAATTTGCTCAAGCGGTCGACCCCATCTTCCTTTATGCTCTCGATCTGATGACGCGGATTGGAGATAACGAGAATCCGTTGCCTCACGAGGAGCGAATCCGCATTCGCTCGTTGATTGATCAGGCGAGTGCGATGCTGCCCAACGGGGATCAATGGGAATTGGCCAAGTATGCCATTGTCTCTTGGATCGACGATATCTTGGTTCAAAGTTCATGGAGCCACGCATCGTGGTGGCAAAACAATGTGATGGAAGTGGAACTGTTCAATACTCGGCTTTGCTTTGAACAGTTTTTCGTGAACGCCCAACGGGCGGCGGGGTCCCCCAACCGGGATGCATTAGAGGTCTGTTACATCTGTGGAATCCTTGGGTTTCGTGGACTCTATGCCGATCCTCAAACGGCCGCAGTGCTTACTCAAAAGCATGGCCTGCCCGCTGATTTTCCGACCTGGGCGCGACAGGTTTCGATGTCCATTCGGCTCGGTCAAGGCCGCCCTGAGCTTGATACGCCGGGCCGCGAATTGTACGGTGCGCCACCGCTGAAGAAAAAATCACGGGTCGTTTGGCCTTGGCTGGCCGCTTCGATGTTGTTCGTCTGCATCGTCATCCATTTCCTCTGGTCGCAAACCCAATAGTCACGTTTGATGTCAGACGCACCTGAATCCACCCCGCCCCCGTCACGCCGCATGCATCGTTGGCTTTCGAGACTGATCCCGTCGACGGCGCCCGGATGTGCCGCTGTGCTCACGTGGCTGTTCTTGGTCACCTTGGTTGCTGTGGTTTGGACTTTCTTTTATCTCGATCCCAATAACGTTCCTTGGCGGCATGCGATCGGTTTTGGCCGAATTTTGTTGGTCATTGCCTTTGTCTTTATCATTCCGATCGTGCTGTATCGTGCACTGCGACTTTGGCTAGAAGGAGAAAAGTCGTTGTACCCCGAGATTGATCATTCCTGGGCAGCCGGAATCGAGGCCCTAAAAGAACAAGGGCTCGAGATTCGCGAGATGGCGGTCTATTTGGTCATCGGTTCGCGTAGCCTTGGACAAGAGCGAGCGATCATGCAGACCGGTCAACTTGATTTGCGGGTCGAGTGTGTGCCCGAGGGTCCTGCACCGTTGCACTGGTACGCCACCTCCGATTCGGTTTACTTGTTTTGTAGCGACGCCAGTTGGTCGAGTGGTTTGGCTGCGAAACGCCAACGTCACTATGAAGAATTCGGCGACCCGTCGGCGCGGCGACCCGCCGCCGCCGCTTCGCCCACGCCGGCATCACCACCGCCATCATCGGCGCCTGCGACATCGGCGCCCGCACCGATGGGCACTGTCCCAAGTCCGGCGGGACCGATGGCATCGGAACGCCCCATGGGGACGGTGCAATTGGATCAGTTTCTTCCATCGCAAGGCCCGGCTGGGACGCCAACGGAACCTGCGCCCGTGTCAGGCCCAGCCTCTTCCGCGATCCGTGGGACGATGCAATTGGGAGGCGAATTCCTGCAACCGGAACCGCACGCTGAATCGGACGAAGTCTTTGGTGATTCCGGAACCGAACGCAAGCCAATCACTCTGAATTCCAAAGAGTCAACGCAGCGTATCGGACGATTGACTTACCTTTGCCAACAGATCAATCGGGTTCGTGAACCACTTTGCCCCATCAATGGTATCCTTTCGCTGCTGCCGTACGCTGCAATTGACAGTGGCACGGGCGATGCGGATGCATTACAGCAAGCCGTTAAATCGGATTTGACGACCATTCATTACATGCTTCAAGTGCGCTGCCCTGTGACAGCCTTGGTGACCGACATGGAACGCCAACAAGGCTTCCGAGAGTTGATGCGTCGGGTTGGCCGTCAACGCGTGTCGGCGCAGCGGTTTGGACGAAAGTATGACTGTCGCACGTTGGCCACCGAGTCTGAAATGGCTGCCTTGGGCGAGCTGGTTTGTGGAACGTTTGAAGATTGGGTTTACGCCTTGTTTCGCGAGGATGAAGCCATGACCCGGCCCGGTAACCAGCGTTTGTATCATCTGCTCTGTCAAATTCGCTGTACCTTGAAATCTCGGCTGATTGATGTGCTTCAAGGTGCCTTCGCCTATGATCCCGAACAGGGGTCCGCCGAAGATGGTTTGCTATTTAGCGGCTGCTATTTTGCAGCCACGGGAGAGCGTTCGGACCATCGCGCTTTCGTCGGCGGCATCTTGAGCAAAATGGATGAGGAGCAAGAGCTGGTTGAATGGACAGGCGACGCATTGCGCGACGACTTGCGACGGGAGCGTCTCGCGACGGTTGGTTTGGTCGTCAGCCTGATCTTGTTGGTTGTCCTGATCGGGATGATCGTTTGGTAAAACGGAACTCCGGAGGTCACGGTTGGGTTCGCCGCAGGGGCCCGTGGGCACCCATAACCGTTGATCCAATTTAGGACGTTCCGTTTCCAGCGAGAGATCTGCTTTGACTCGAGAAAGATCAACGGTTACTGGAAATCAGGTGACATCGAAGGTTCGGGCACCATCCGTCTCTCACGGCCACCGCATCAAAATTTAAGATGCGATGAATCGCATGTGAATTGACGTTTTCAAGCCTAGCAAAACGCGAAGTCAAATGTGATTGCCGCGTTCTTTCCATTGCTTGAGCGAGCGGAGTTTCTCGAAACGATGATCCGCGTGGATACTATCGGGTGGCGAGAGTCTGTGCCGGATTCTCGATGTCGCTTTTGAAGTGGACGCCAGCCGAATCTGAACCGGTTATACGACCGAGAACATGAGCCTCGCTGAACAGGACACTTCACGCTCACGGCTGTGGAGGTGAAGCGAAAAATCGCGGGCTGAAAAACCAATGTTCTCGAAAGCCGTCGGATCCAATAACATCGCTGACGCGACGGCTGTGTCCCTAAGGTTGCTGCTGCACAGCGAATGGAATTTCAAACTCGAATTGGTGGCCGGCGATCCCCGGGACATGTTTCGTCCCCTCGCATAACACTTCGCTGTTGGGATGAAACGTGCACGCTTGGACCCGATCATTGGCAGGGTGAAAACGGTATAACCGCAGCCAACCGGTGCTGTAATCGGAAAGCAGCTGATGGACCTGGTTGCCATGGTCACCCGTAGCGACTTCGTGCAGCGAGTGGCTACGGCTTTGATCTCCGCAGCAAATCATCGAGAGATTGGAATGCTTGCGAAAACACTTGTTCCACATTTGTTCCGGCGTATTCCCACGCTCGCCATGGATCTTTTTCCATTGCATCCGTCCCTTGGGCGCATCCATGAAATCACTTGGGGATTCTGGACGTTGCAGGGGGCCAAGGCACATGTGCGTGGTGACGATGGCACACCGGTCGACGTGCTGTTCTAACACTTCGTCGGCCCACGCCAAAACGTCGTCCGGAGCGTTACACTCCAGATGCAAAAAAACGAAGTCGATACCGGCGGCTGAAAACAGTTGGAAGCTGTTGACGTTGTTGCCCGAAATCTCGCCACTATGCGACTTGGGTGTATAACAGCCACCGTACCAATTAAAGTCGTCGAATCGCGTGGTGGGAAAGTACTTTTGAAATAAGGACGCGTCACCGATCCTTGTCATATCGTGATTGCCGACCGATATTCCGTAAGGAATTTTGCCATGCAAACGGTTCATGCACTGTTGAGCGACGGTCCACTGGGCGTCGATATTCTTATCGACGATATCGCCAACATGACTAACAAAGACGATGTTCTGCTTCTCCTGGTTTTCGAGAATCCAGTCGATGTGTTGCGAGAATATCGTGTTCTTCAGTTGGTCGTTTTCGCGACGATAGGCCTGGGTGTCGGGGATGACGACGATCGAAAACGAACCGGGGCTTGGGGCGGAGAGGGTTCGCTCTTGAGCATGCGATTGGGAAGGGGAAAGTCCCAACGGGGACGCCAAGACAAGCGAAAGGAAGGAGAGTGAGAGCTCTCTGCGCGTGAAATGGATCAACG carries:
- a CDS encoding TolC family protein, with protein sequence MGNLIAPLDRLRRVVIGRAGIVVLIALLVVVIAGCHTNVPKRSITGEIDSMQALANGVEFDSVVDMPAAADTGVPFTVYDQATEYWDLTAEEAIHIALQNSTVLRDLGGLTVRSPDQVPTVYDPVLRETDPRFGVDAALSAFDAQLNALAVFENNDRAVNNRFLGGGANLIKQDLGNYRVELTKKAATGTDFTLRQVIDYDANNLPGNLFSSGWTAQLEGEVRHPLLQGAGVGFNRIAGPAATPGNLNGVVLARLNTDMSVIDFEQDIRDVVNQIENAYWDLYFAYRLLESRKAARDRTLQVLKQIQAKGGNLPGGVAEQEALAEAQFYAYEIEIQNVLGGRLVEGTLANNGSRGGTFRGTVGIHVAERRLRLLMGVPLADGRLIRPARDPILARIVFDWDEVVSESMRRRTELRKQQIALHRREMEVVANRNFLLPQLDMIGRYRFRGFGKDLINSDRQPGLLVPPLTSPKFDNAFQDLTTGDFQEWLLGMEMSMPVGYRAAYNAVRNAQLQLARDRAVMEEAQRVITHDLSNAVTDLYRAYEVGRASYHRRLAVQKRLKLLEERNERTGRIEPAVLLDVYRQVADADAEYFRALVDQTVAIKNVHFEKGSLLDYTSVYLVDSQ
- a CDS encoding RNA polymerase sigma factor, which translates into the protein MEHTNRSLLELARGGNDAAWSQLVDIYQPLIASWLRRYSIPAQDAADVAQEIMTIMIKELPRFEHSGRTGAFRSWLRSVTANRVRQFWRDGRLRPIATGDDDFRMMLSELEDPNSEMTRRWNEQHDVHVLQHITLAIEGEFTEKSMQVFRRHVLQQRDASEVAKEAGISSAGVYQIKSRILRRLRQEAEGLLQTADDGEV
- a CDS encoding protein kinase domain-containing protein; translation: MACKSKLSEIVATDSDLAPKSRLLSMVDGFDGDHPSDQQLDDYSNGRLDDKLLSEVDDHIAQCSTCCDRLHGLPVEDLFLDKLRTADASIQPFQNGRRIGDYRLVRMIGQGGMGIVYEAMQVSLSRRVALKVLHTANVHDVESLHRFRREARAAANLHHTNIVPIFEIGETEDCQYFAMQLIRGRSLAQVYNELRETPQTDPDLSDADLDYELHARSIAQMGAQVASALAHAHARGVVHRDIKPSNLLLDDTGVVWVADFGLAKVDDDELTQTGQLLGTLRYLSPERFRGVADERCDIYALGASLYELLVRERLFKASDRVELMQDVLHRDPPAPCHVNPNLPRDLETIVLKAIAKDSAKRYQTAAEMADDLQRFCDQEEISARRMRISERLLTAFQTRRLSHVLIAALVSGLLFSLGLLLQRVHQAERSNQTLVAAMRVGAGSDGRGPDSSHVPLTLQTTQRLQVAQRLLASRQWEDVEEQMRSGRALASLQPLSVMLDLDGAAELQDNIRLRIASILSQSPRPLTSWQQVGPIRQLRFQPEPARLLFQDGEGLIRSRSLVEPHAETAPVASVGTIDRPKMEGSNSWSKPLAWHQPRPRVSILSHDGSQVAFATANTAGAPGDSVWLIPADVTENRSFPMPRLEIPTTGSVTSIAFSDDDRYLAVGNLQGLIRVWDLAASNSTSHPLSLDAMIESLHWIERVATGQGSPSGENGTSVYTLLERGVDESSPHETARAVCMEANCVAVALRDDLARDELAESSSTMDGRQDQRNLSVLQLNFHSKTPPSAAPRSGLALTDSQPTLIHYDQPIGWLRWDAEAAVLIVGGVEGRLELLRLQPDVHVTSSLAVDFQVTCAELDLSTGRIAIGGVDDRGYGAVQLWDTHSDAALTPIGRSPMAIAEVELVAGAEAVVCHDRDGTSWRFEFSELNESAEEIQAEVQWILGYRAGPEGSPVALTSEQWDSLRQRRERTATGVASRVASGDDSQRVDNWYLQRIDEALRQQRYATARRRIEQLPSSIRQASRVKLIEGLVAMKEGQLDLAADTLRGVVAAADWVDLSDSSINILKHWLVTVESDQHKRNRSKK
- the tssK gene encoding type VI secretion system baseplate subunit TssK, which produces MKNHPVHWYEGLLLRPQHFQAGERHWNEVLQTSERWDHPYSYGLKSIRFSEEALANQQFQIDQLQARMPDGTLVDLGIGQQPDRLSLKAGLQDSQPLMTELAEGFENESTVRVYLGIPKLQLGRSNVDQGTSDPQSIGSGASAEVTRFRTARLEVQDESQGGNDQELEFRTLNARLLLSTQDLSGYELCPIAQIKRSGDGDSQPRIDPSYIPPVISIDAWPGLGRDVVRAIYDMIGQKLEVLSQQILSRGIGLETNEPGDADRILMLNQLNTAFTTLGVMAFAQGVHPYQAYEELCRIVGQLSIFSDARRAEEVPPYDHEDLARIFHLIRARIETLLNAVRSYKYEQRYFVGVGLGMQVSLEPRWFNSDWKWYIGVFKGDLTEQECRDLLSPGHLDWKLGSSRQVEFLFSHRAEGLELKQADHAVRALPSRRDWVYYEVPRTGSPAWLDVQETQSMAMRLKEALIVNRDRLQGERNLVVTAFGRTVTLQFALFSVPQST
- a CDS encoding DotU family type IV/VI secretion system protein, producing MTPQFAQAVDPIFLYALDLMTRIGDNENPLPHEERIRIRSLIDQASAMLPNGDQWELAKYAIVSWIDDILVQSSWSHASWWQNNVMEVELFNTRLCFEQFFVNAQRAAGSPNRDALEVCYICGILGFRGLYADPQTAAVLTQKHGLPADFPTWARQVSMSIRLGQGRPELDTPGRELYGAPPLKKKSRVVWPWLAASMLFVCIVIHFLWSQTQ
- a CDS encoding type VI secretion protein IcmF/TssM N-terminal domain-containing protein is translated as MSDAPESTPPPSRRMHRWLSRLIPSTAPGCAAVLTWLFLVTLVAVVWTFFYLDPNNVPWRHAIGFGRILLVIAFVFIIPIVLYRALRLWLEGEKSLYPEIDHSWAAGIEALKEQGLEIREMAVYLVIGSRSLGQERAIMQTGQLDLRVECVPEGPAPLHWYATSDSVYLFCSDASWSSGLAAKRQRHYEEFGDPSARRPAAAASPTPASPPPSSAPATSAPAPMGTVPSPAGPMASERPMGTVQLDQFLPSQGPAGTPTEPAPVSGPASSAIRGTMQLGGEFLQPEPHAESDEVFGDSGTERKPITLNSKESTQRIGRLTYLCQQINRVREPLCPINGILSLLPYAAIDSGTGDADALQQAVKSDLTTIHYMLQVRCPVTALVTDMERQQGFRELMRRVGRQRVSAQRFGRKYDCRTLATESEMAALGELVCGTFEDWVYALFREDEAMTRPGNQRLYHLLCQIRCTLKSRLIDVLQGAFAYDPEQGSAEDGLLFSGCYFAATGERSDHRAFVGGILSKMDEEQELVEWTGDALRDDLRRERLATVGLVVSLILLVVLIGMIVW
- a CDS encoding metallophosphoesterase, encoding MIHFTRRELSLSFLSLVLASPLGLSPSQSHAQERTLSAPSPGSFSIVVIPDTQAYRRENDQLKNTIFSQHIDWILENQEKQNIVFVSHVGDIVDKNIDAQWTVAQQCMNRLHGKIPYGISVGNHDMTRIGDASLFQKYFPTTRFDDFNWYGGCYTPKSHSGEISGNNVNSFQLFSAAGIDFVFLHLECNAPDDVLAWADEVLEQHVDRCAIVTTHMCLGPLQRPESPSDFMDAPKGRMQWKKIHGERGNTPEQMWNKCFRKHSNLSMICCGDQSRSHSLHEVATGDHGNQVHQLLSDYSTGWLRLYRFHPANDRVQACTFHPNSEVLCEGTKHVPGIAGHQFEFEIPFAVQQQP